In one Rutidosis leptorrhynchoides isolate AG116_Rl617_1_P2 chromosome 8, CSIRO_AGI_Rlap_v1, whole genome shotgun sequence genomic region, the following are encoded:
- the LOC139863524 gene encoding uncharacterized protein has product MSIDTANEPVIIKCRIPDHGIQIKRMHVDTGSGVNIMYEHYYRFLPAKVKAQLRQPDITLSGFSGESSWPLGRIELVVELADDKNPLLVRSELIDFYVVRSASRYNALLGRNFIRRLNIIPSVVHGLIKFPTMGGIVTIVSHQATELCGSVVHVSIPNIGEQLKSSAVIANRLHPDKQKKIGAGLSAETKAKLHGIFSANAYHFIWQESDMTGVPRDIAEHKLNVNPSLTPVRQKKRHKALERCDWLCAKVDNLDINKACPKDNYHLPEIDWKVESLSVKSNTEEEMLADILETFTSLRRINMKLNPLKCSFGEEEGKFLGHVVTARGIKANPKKIEAIDSLPSPRTKKDVQSLTGKLAEAESAFQEMKKLLAELPTLAAPVSGEMLTLYLAASKEAISSFLITDRGKAVVPAEIGVPMFRVQNFDAQNNSEALRKNLNLLEERRLSAAVNEVNNKQKIAKYYN; this is encoded by the exons atgtcaatcgacacagcTAACGAACCTgtcatcatcaagtgtcgcattccTGATCACGGTATACAGatcaaacgcatgcatgttgatACCGGCAGTGGTGTCAACATTATGTACGAACATTACTATCGTTTTCTTCCAGCaaaagtcaaagcgcagttacgccagcccgatattacgctatcaggattCTCTGGGGAAAGCTCGTGGCCGCTTGGCCGCATAGAGCTTGtagtagagcttgcggatgacaagaATCCGCTGTTGGTTAGAAGCGAGTTAATTGACTTTTATGTGGTCCGTTCGGCTTCGCGCTACAATGCGCTTCTggggagaaatttcatacggcgtCTTAACATTATACCCTCAGTAGTGCATGGCTTGATCAAGTTTCCTACCATGGGTGGAATTGTCACAATTGtgtcacatcaagcaaccgagttATGTGGTTCAGTTGTGCATGTAAGCATTCCCAACATAGGAGAACAGCTCAAAAGCAGTGCAGTCATAGCTAACCGCTTGCATCCAGACAAGCAAAAGAAAATTggtgcaggcttgtcagccgaaactaaGGCTAAATTGCACGGTATATTTTCCGCTAACGCATATCATTTCATATGGCAAGAATCAGACATGACAGGGGTCCCGAGGGACATTGCAgaacataagttgaatgttaatccGTCACTTACACCCGTCAGGCAGAAGAAGCGGCACAAGGCCCTTGAGCGCTGTGATTGGTTATGTGCAAAAGTTGATAACCTA gACATTAACAAAGCCTGTCCTAAAGATAACTACCATCTCCCGGAGattgactggaaggtagaatcgttATCAG ttaaaagtaacaccgaagaagaaatgctTGCGGACATCCTAGAAACATTTACGTCTTTAcgtaggatcaacatgaagcttaacccgctcaaatgtagttttggaGAAGAGGAAGGCAAATTTCTAggccatgtggtgacagcgcgtggAATTAAGGCGAATCCCAAAAAGATAGAGgccattgatagtttgccatcCCCAAGaacaaagaaagacgtgcagagtctaaccgggaagctcgCG gaagcagaatcagctttTCAAGAAATGAAAAAGCTACTTGCTGAATTGCCAACACTCGCCGCGCCAGTGTCAGGAGAAATGCTTACGCTGTACCTAGCGGCATCAAAAGAAGCTATTAGCTCGTTTCTTATCACGgaccgcggaaag gctgttgtacccgcagagattggggtaccaatgTTTCGCGTGCAGAATTTTGATGCACAAAATAACTCAGAGGCCTTGCGgaaaaatcttaatttgctggaagaacgcagactctctgcggcggttAACGAAGTTAATAATAAACAGAAAATCGCAAAGTACTATAATTAG